The Toxotes jaculatrix isolate fToxJac2 chromosome 14, fToxJac2.pri, whole genome shotgun sequence genome window below encodes:
- the si:ch73-170d6.2 gene encoding uncharacterized protein si:ch73-170d6.2 isoform X2: protein MKISSPHGPDNRSSAADSLSGDEEDGGFDQMFWNMGTKSMKRFFAALNQIETKSLTMTKEVLKERQQLENSVENLQKQVTLGLAKLEELKETSEQLKEHEAEISRNENFEIEITVTKPFQYDISGTGVYLTNCQQCHFTCHDNCAYANDADKKHCCAMGSNGHCTECPGKCHWSVHHNQKYKWEYKEVKEKKTVKELKDKYLNATKAKAPVQELIEKLRADYDHVKAEVVKFMQRSAKCLNRLKKIALKPNPLSTPEYIDMLIEGEKSEAKRGWKQRVQSLMDMRKQAEYMAKVGRGEELLT from the exons ATGAAGATCTCCTCTCCACACGGCCCTG ACAACAGATCATCTGCAGCAGACAGCTTGAGTggggatgaggaggatggaggcTTTGATCAGATGTTTTGGAACATGGGGACAAAAAGCATGAAAAGGTTTTTTGCTGCTTTGAACCAGATAGAGACCAAAAGCTTGACAATGACAAAGGAGGTCCTCAAAGAAAGACAGCAGCTCGAGAATTCAGTTGAGAATTTGCAGAAGCAGGTTACGCTTGGGTTGGCCAAGCTTGAGGAGCTAAAAGAGACATCTGAGCAACTGAAAGAGCACGAGGCAGAGATCAGCAGGAATGAGAATTTTGAAATCGAAATCACTGTCACAAAGCCTTTTCAGTATGATATTTCTGGTACTGGAGTTTACCTCACCAACTGTCAGCAGTGTCATTTCACCTGTCACGATAACTGTGCCTATGCAAATGATGCAGATAAAAAACACTGTTGTGCGATGGGAAGCAATGGACACTGTACTGAGTGCCCAGGCAAATGTCATTGGAGTGTACATCATAATCAGAAGTACAAATGGGAGTACAaggaagttaaagaaaaaaaaacagtgaaagagcTGAAAGACAAGTACCTGAACGCCACAAAGGCGAAGGCACCTGTGCAGGAACTGATTGAGAAACTGAGGGCTGATTATGATCATGTCAAGGCTGAGGTTGTGAAGTTCATGCAGAGGTCTGCAAAGTGTCTAAACAGGCTTAAAAAGATAGCACTGAAGCCAAATCCTCTCTCCACTCCAGAGTACATTGACATGCTCATTGAGGGAGAGAAATCTGAGGCCAAGCGAGGCTGGAAGCAACGAGTTCAGAGTCTGATGGACATGAGAAAACAGGCAGAGTACATGGCTAAAGtgggcagaggagaggaactcCTCACCTGA
- the si:ch73-170d6.2 gene encoding uncharacterized protein si:ch73-170d6.2 isoform X1, producing the protein MMNVFKSVPSRLAEAVKENSKPLKDQTGSLSVYKVSLTEERINVDGCKRFYFGKASTKHNRTIMVLGATGAGKSTLINGMINYILGVEWDDSFRFKLVDEGQSKSQAESQTSEVTAYKINHQDGFKINYSLTIVDTPGFGDTRGIERDKMIVEQLRNLFSAQLGVSEIDAVCFVAQASLARLTPTQRYVFDSVLSIFGKDVAENIRVLVTFADGQRPPVLEAINASGVPCPKTKDGLPVHFKFNNSALFADNRSSAADSLSGDEEDGGFDQMFWNMGTKSMKRFFAALNQIETKSLTMTKEVLKERQQLENSVENLQKQVTLGLAKLEELKETSEQLKEHEAEISRNENFEIEITVTKPFQYDISGTGVYLTNCQQCHFTCHDNCAYANDADKKHCCAMGSNGHCTECPGKCHWSVHHNQKYKWEYKEVKEKKTVKELKDKYLNATKAKAPVQELIEKLRADYDHVKAEVVKFMQRSAKCLNRLKKIALKPNPLSTPEYIDMLIEGEKSEAKRGWKQRVQSLMDMRKQAEYMAKVGRGEELLT; encoded by the coding sequence ATGATGAATGTTTTTAAGTCAGTTCCATCACGGCTTGCTGAAGCtgttaaagaaaacagcaaaccGCTAAAAGACCAGACAGggtctctctctgtatataaAGTTTCCCTGACAGAAGAACGAATCAATGTGGATGGGTGCAAGCGTTTCTATTTTGGCAAAGCGTCCACTAAACACAATCGCACCATAATGGTTCTCGGAGCAACTGGTGCTGGCAAATCTACTCTGATCAATGGAATGATCAATTACATCCTTGGTGTCGAGTGGGACGATTCATTTCGGTTTAAGTTAGTTGATGAGGGTCAGTCGAAGTCACAAGCTGAAAGCCAGACCTCTGAGGTCACAGCTTATAAAATCAACCACCAGGATGGTTTTAAAATAAACTACTCACTGACCATCGTTGACACTCCAGGCTTTGGAGATACAAGAGGTATAGAAAGAGACAAGATGATCGTAGAGCAGCTGCGTAATCTCTTCTCTGCTCAGCTTGGTGTCAGTGAAATTGACgcagtgtgttttgtggctCAGGCTTCTTTAGCACGACTCACTCCAACACAGAGATATGTGTTTGATTCAGTGCTCTCAATCTTTGGCAAAGATGTGGCAGAAAACATCAGGGTCCTGGTGACATTTGCAGACGGTCAGCGTCCACCAGTTCTAGAGGCAATCAATGCTTCAGGTGTCCCATGTCCTAAAACAAAGGACGGGCTGCCAGTTCACTTCAAATTCAATAATTCAGCCTTGTTTGCAGACAACAGATCATCTGCAGCAGACAGCTTGAGTggggatgaggaggatggaggcTTTGATCAGATGTTTTGGAACATGGGGACAAAAAGCATGAAAAGGTTTTTTGCTGCTTTGAACCAGATAGAGACCAAAAGCTTGACAATGACAAAGGAGGTCCTCAAAGAAAGACAGCAGCTCGAGAATTCAGTTGAGAATTTGCAGAAGCAGGTTACGCTTGGGTTGGCCAAGCTTGAGGAGCTAAAAGAGACATCTGAGCAACTGAAAGAGCACGAGGCAGAGATCAGCAGGAATGAGAATTTTGAAATCGAAATCACTGTCACAAAGCCTTTTCAGTATGATATTTCTGGTACTGGAGTTTACCTCACCAACTGTCAGCAGTGTCATTTCACCTGTCACGATAACTGTGCCTATGCAAATGATGCAGATAAAAAACACTGTTGTGCGATGGGAAGCAATGGACACTGTACTGAGTGCCCAGGCAAATGTCATTGGAGTGTACATCATAATCAGAAGTACAAATGGGAGTACAaggaagttaaagaaaaaaaaacagtgaaagagcTGAAAGACAAGTACCTGAACGCCACAAAGGCGAAGGCACCTGTGCAGGAACTGATTGAGAAACTGAGGGCTGATTATGATCATGTCAAGGCTGAGGTTGTGAAGTTCATGCAGAGGTCTGCAAAGTGTCTAAACAGGCTTAAAAAGATAGCACTGAAGCCAAATCCTCTCTCCACTCCAGAGTACATTGACATGCTCATTGAGGGAGAGAAATCTGAGGCCAAGCGAGGCTGGAAGCAACGAGTTCAGAGTCTGATGGACATGAGAAAACAGGCAGAGTACATGGCTAAAGtgggcagaggagaggaactcCTCACCTGA